A stretch of Abyssogena phaseoliformis symbiont OG214 DNA encodes these proteins:
- a CDS encoding acyl-CoA dehydrogenase — translation MLANLILFIPSFRLLFIRPIVVKLFNHKKSLIGDSEKVAMESGNTHWESQLFSNQLDWNELLSVKSKPLSNQEQAFIDDQVSALCDTFNQFGLTDKTLSQIKSKGFWALNIPKKYGGLAFSAKAHAKILTQLSSCDVSLAVTVMVPNSLGPAELISHYGTDQQKQNLLPKLATGEHIPCFALTSTEAGSDAGAMTDSGVVCYQSHQGEKTLGILLNWDKRYTTLAPIATLIGLAFKTYDPDGLIGKKVNLGITCALVDSVLAGISIGRYHHPIGSEFSNGPHQGRDVFIPMSALIGGQAMIGQGWVMLMESLSLGRGVSLPSLSLSGAQLSLKTSIEYALIRKQFKQSLYHFQGVAEKIVPMAADVLVMKAMSDFHLSLLDQGFNPSISSAILKYHHTELLRVNVNRAMDIHGGKTVMLGKRNYLANIYQSIPIAIVVEGANILTRSMIIFGQGLMRCHPFLKDELTSLENKDYVSFNKTLGKHLAYLSTVKAKSFIFALSNGKVAIAPKNTKSITKPYYQQLSSISASFAFLVEMALIKHGSNIKFQESMNGLFADLLIKMYGISTLLKYAETLDSHFNDLLKWTAQSHVYESQLLLKEICDQFKYTWAFKWLVLPRGVNQTKPSIDLQNKIINQLIHDENLKEDLTNDVLLIKDTPLDELEQTYKLALKAEEIYKNVKHIDTPEAIDALLNQEKITSQKHQVLSNLTQLRRQILKVDDYEN, via the coding sequence TTGTTGGCTAATCTGATATTATTTATTCCATCTTTTAGATTGCTTTTCATTAGACCCATTGTTGTTAAGTTATTTAATCATAAAAAATCTTTGATTGGCGATAGTGAAAAAGTTGCCATGGAAAGTGGCAATACCCATTGGGAGTCGCAATTATTTAGTAATCAGCTTGATTGGAATGAATTGTTGTCTGTTAAAAGTAAACCGTTATCTAATCAAGAGCAAGCGTTTATTGATGATCAAGTGAGTGCACTATGTGACACTTTTAACCAATTTGGGTTAACAGATAAAACCCTAAGCCAAATCAAATCAAAAGGGTTTTGGGCGCTTAACATTCCTAAAAAATATGGCGGTTTGGCATTTTCAGCAAAAGCACATGCAAAAATTTTAACCCAACTTTCTAGTTGCGATGTGTCGTTAGCAGTTACGGTTATGGTGCCGAACTCATTAGGACCTGCAGAGTTAATTTCGCATTATGGCACAGACCAACAAAAACAAAATTTATTGCCAAAATTAGCAACAGGCGAGCACATTCCTTGCTTTGCATTAACTTCAACTGAAGCGGGTTCAGATGCGGGCGCAATGACAGATTCTGGTGTGGTTTGTTATCAAAGCCATCAAGGTGAGAAAACTTTGGGTATTTTGCTAAATTGGGATAAACGTTATACCACGCTTGCGCCAATAGCAACTTTAATTGGACTCGCTTTTAAAACGTATGACCCTGATGGGTTAATTGGCAAAAAAGTCAATCTAGGCATTACTTGTGCTTTGGTTGATAGTGTCTTGGCAGGTATTAGTATTGGTCGATACCATCACCCTATTGGTTCAGAATTTAGCAATGGTCCGCATCAAGGTAGGGATGTGTTTATCCCAATGTCTGCTTTGATTGGCGGTCAAGCAATGATTGGACAAGGTTGGGTGATGTTAATGGAGTCATTGTCATTAGGCAGAGGCGTGTCACTCCCCTCTTTGTCATTATCTGGCGCTCAATTAAGCCTTAAAACTTCAATTGAATATGCGTTAATTAGAAAACAATTTAAACAGTCTTTGTATCATTTTCAAGGTGTGGCTGAGAAAATTGTACCTATGGCAGCGGATGTGCTCGTCATGAAAGCCATGAGTGATTTTCATTTAAGTTTGCTTGACCAGGGGTTTAATCCATCTATCAGTTCTGCGATTTTAAAATATCATCATACTGAATTATTAAGGGTTAATGTTAATCGAGCCATGGACATTCATGGTGGCAAAACAGTCATGCTTGGTAAACGTAACTACCTGGCCAACATTTACCAAAGTATTCCAATTGCTATTGTGGTTGAAGGAGCAAATATTTTAACTAGATCAATGATTATATTTGGTCAAGGATTAATGCGTTGCCATCCTTTTTTAAAAGACGAACTAACAAGTTTAGAAAATAAAGATTATGTTTCATTTAATAAAACGCTGGGTAAGCACCTTGCTTATTTATCTACTGTTAAGGCTAAAAGCTTTATTTTTGCACTAAGCAATGGCAAAGTTGCCATTGCCCCAAAAAATACAAAAAGCATTACTAAGCCTTATTATCAGCAACTTAGCAGTATAAGTGCAAGCTTTGCTTTTTTGGTTGAAATGGCATTAATCAAACACGGCTCAAACATTAAATTTCAAGAAAGTATGAATGGGTTATTTGCTGATTTACTGATTAAGATGTATGGCATTTCTACTTTGTTGAAGTACGCAGAAACACTAGATAGTCATTTTAATGATTTACTCAAATGGACAGCACAAAGCCATGTCTATGAGTCGCAATTATTATTAAAAGAAATTTGTGATCAATTCAAATATACTTGGGCTTTTAAATGGCTGGTTTTACCAAGAGGCGTTAATCAAACCAAGCCTTCTATTGATTTGCAAAATAAAATTATTAACCAACTTATTCATGATGAAAATCTTAAAGAAGATTTAACTAATGATGTTTTGCTTATCAAAGACACACCACTTGATGAACTAGAACAAACTTACAAACTTGCGTTAAAAGCTGAAGAAATATACAAAAATGTTAAACATATAGATACGCCTGAAGCAATTGATGCATTGCTAAATCAAGAGAAAATAACCAGTCAAAAGCACCAAGTTTTGTCTAATTTAACTCAATTAAGGCGTCAAATTTTAAAGGTGGATGATTATGAAAATTAA
- a CDS encoding 3-hydroxyacyl-CoA dehydrogenase/enoyl-CoA hydratase family protein yields the protein MKINQVGILGSGVMGVQIAGVFANANIPTLLFGHQDHVKQDLDSIGHFKPEALTHPQQQSWITPVSFESNLKQLLACDLVIEVIVESLDLKQTLLKKITPYLSSQVILASNTSSLSINQIGENLGKFQSRFCGIHFFNPPRYMSLIELIPSAQTDKRILDTLEEFFTSELGKNILHAKDTSGFIANRIGVFSIAACLYHAQRLSLSFDTVDALTGKRLKRPKSATFRTADLVGLDVLKHVFEQFYHAHPNDPWRHYFKTPTWLGAMVENHLLGEKTKAGFYKKEQGVIKAYQIEGQTYLEADYDIDASVEAIFKKDTSQQIALLKNNPHPQAQFLYSIIKDTCLYSAYHLQNIACSVRDVDWALRWGFGWALGIFEFWHSNNVKQSLALFLEDDEHVINPDWLNNVAHFYIDKGAYSPIEKSYITYSNHSVYRRQLHRPILMDECIKPQGQTIFENDSARFFHENDGISIFSLKTKLHTLNLEAINSLKQAIEIAEQNFKAIILWQNSAPFCAGANLYEIVAGAKLGMIENQNLFTKAKKKAWQLFKPNLPDIENLKPINEVIEQLQQTLTALKYSKVPSIAAIEGLVLGGGCEMMMHCDKRVAYVESYIGLVEAGVGLLPAGGGCKEMARRAAQHKDIFPKLAQYFEQIGLAKVSTSAKQAVDMGYLDEGDLIINQRLELLYFAKQQAQLMIKQHYRPKNSNQSFKIGGATAKANLLAQLVNMRTGKFISEYDELIAQKIADTLCGGELESETKVDSQYLLNLEKTHFIELLKEDKTQDRIEHMLIKHKPLRN from the coding sequence ATGAAAATTAACCAAGTTGGCATTTTAGGTAGTGGTGTGATGGGTGTTCAAATTGCAGGTGTATTTGCAAATGCCAACATTCCTACGTTGTTATTTGGTCATCAAGACCATGTTAAACAAGATTTAGACAGTATTGGTCATTTTAAACCTGAGGCGCTCACACATCCTCAGCAACAATCTTGGATCACACCTGTTAGTTTTGAGAGTAACTTAAAGCAGTTATTGGCTTGTGATTTAGTCATTGAGGTGATTGTTGAAAGCCTTGACCTCAAACAAACATTGCTTAAAAAAATAACGCCTTATTTGTCTAGCCAAGTTATTCTAGCAAGCAATACTTCAAGTTTAAGCATTAACCAGATTGGAGAAAATTTGGGTAAGTTTCAATCTCGATTTTGTGGCATTCATTTTTTTAATCCACCACGCTATATGTCACTCATTGAACTCATTCCTAGCGCACAAACAGACAAGAGAATCCTAGACACTTTAGAGGAGTTTTTTACCTCAGAATTGGGTAAAAATATTTTACATGCCAAGGATACTTCCGGCTTTATTGCTAATCGAATCGGGGTGTTTTCAATCGCTGCGTGTCTTTATCACGCCCAACGTTTATCGTTAAGTTTTGATACAGTTGATGCGCTTACAGGCAAGCGCCTCAAACGGCCTAAAAGTGCTACTTTCAGAACCGCTGATTTAGTTGGTTTGGATGTTTTAAAACATGTGTTTGAGCAATTTTATCATGCACATCCAAACGACCCTTGGCGTCATTATTTTAAAACACCTACTTGGTTGGGTGCCATGGTAGAAAACCACCTTTTAGGTGAAAAAACCAAGGCTGGATTTTACAAAAAAGAACAAGGGGTGATCAAAGCTTACCAAATTGAAGGTCAAACTTATCTTGAGGCTGATTATGACATAGACGCCTCCGTTGAAGCGATTTTTAAAAAAGATACCTCACAACAGATTGCTCTGCTTAAAAACAACCCACATCCTCAAGCACAATTTTTGTATTCTATTATTAAAGACACTTGTCTTTATAGCGCTTACCATCTTCAAAATATTGCTTGCTCTGTTCGAGATGTTGATTGGGCGTTGCGTTGGGGGTTTGGTTGGGCATTGGGGATTTTTGAATTTTGGCACTCTAATAATGTCAAGCAATCATTGGCTTTATTTTTAGAAGATGACGAGCACGTAATAAACCCAGATTGGCTTAATAATGTTGCTCATTTTTATATTGATAAAGGCGCTTATTCACCTATAGAAAAATCCTATATAACTTATTCCAATCATTCTGTTTATCGCCGCCAGCTTCACCGCCCTATCCTAATGGATGAGTGTATTAAGCCACAAGGTCAAACGATTTTTGAAAATGATTCAGCTAGATTTTTCCACGAAAATGATGGTATTAGCATCTTTAGTTTAAAAACCAAATTACACACACTTAATTTAGAAGCCATTAATTCATTAAAACAAGCCATTGAAATTGCTGAGCAAAATTTTAAAGCAATCATTCTTTGGCAAAATAGTGCACCATTTTGTGCAGGTGCTAATCTTTATGAGATTGTTGCAGGTGCAAAATTAGGCATGATTGAGAATCAAAATCTATTCACCAAAGCCAAGAAAAAAGCCTGGCAATTATTTAAACCAAACTTGCCTGATATTGAAAATTTAAAACCTATTAATGAAGTGATTGAACAACTTCAACAAACATTAACGGCGCTCAAATACAGCAAAGTTCCAAGTATTGCTGCTATCGAAGGCTTGGTGTTGGGTGGTGGTTGTGAAATGATGATGCATTGCGATAAGCGTGTGGCTTATGTAGAAAGTTATATTGGCTTAGTAGAAGCAGGTGTTGGCTTATTGCCTGCTGGTGGTGGCTGCAAGGAAATGGCAAGACGTGCTGCACAGCATAAAGATATTTTTCCAAAATTGGCTCAATATTTTGAGCAAATTGGGTTGGCAAAAGTATCAACAAGTGCAAAACAAGCCGTTGATATGGGGTATTTGGATGAGGGAGATTTAATCATCAACCAAAGACTTGAGTTGCTTTATTTTGCCAAACAACAAGCTCAACTAATGATTAAACAGCATTACCGTCCAAAAAATTCAAACCAAAGTTTTAAAATAGGAGGTGCTACGGCAAAAGCCAACTTATTGGCACAATTGGTTAATATGAGAACTGGCAAGTTTATCTCTGAGTATGATGAGCTTATTGCTCAAAAAATTGCAGATACGCTTTGTGGTGGTGAGCTGGAGTCTGAAACTAAAGTCGATAGTCAATATTTATTAAATTTAGAGAAAACGCATTTTATTGAACTATTAAAAGAAGATAAAACTCAAGATAGAATTGAACACATGCTGATTAAACACAAGCCACTGAGGAACTAA